The Novosphingobium terrae genome has a window encoding:
- the nagZ gene encoding beta-N-acetylhexosaminidase, whose amino-acid sequence MLPAIFGLSGHTLTADERAFFRDADPTGYILFARNVADRDQLRALTDDLRSIHGRDQLLVTVDHEGGRVARLKPPVWSRYPAGEAFARLWQLAPASAIEAARVHAQALGMDLAEVGISMDCWPCVDVRVPGADDVIGDRALGEEPRQVAALGRAILDGLALAGVAGCVKHMPGHGRAGADSHKALPRVEVDAAALEQDLAPFRALNKAPAGMTAHILYPAWDAERPATQSPTIIQQIIRENIGFDGLLMSDDLDMKALTGTIAEKASLSLAAGCDVVLNCWGTIADMQAIAGAVPALTEQGAARLERALADDRGPRPLDAALQAELWAKRDALLALAGADLAAGADPTAYTV is encoded by the coding sequence ATGCTTCCCGCGATTTTCGGCCTCTCGGGCCACACCCTCACCGCTGACGAGCGCGCTTTCTTCCGCGATGCGGACCCGACGGGCTATATCCTCTTCGCCCGCAATGTGGCGGATCGGGATCAATTGCGTGCACTGACTGACGATCTGCGCTCGATCCATGGCCGCGATCAACTGCTGGTCACGGTGGATCACGAGGGCGGACGCGTGGCGCGGTTGAAGCCGCCGGTATGGTCTCGCTATCCGGCTGGGGAGGCCTTTGCGCGGCTATGGCAACTGGCGCCTGCCAGTGCGATTGAGGCGGCGCGGGTGCATGCTCAGGCGCTGGGAATGGATCTGGCGGAGGTCGGCATCTCGATGGATTGCTGGCCTTGCGTGGATGTGCGGGTGCCGGGGGCAGATGATGTGATCGGGGACCGGGCTTTGGGTGAAGAGCCCAGGCAGGTCGCCGCTTTGGGGCGCGCCATTCTGGATGGGCTGGCGCTGGCGGGTGTGGCGGGTTGCGTGAAGCATATGCCGGGCCATGGCCGCGCCGGGGCGGACAGCCACAAGGCCCTGCCGCGTGTCGAGGTGGATGCCGCCGCGCTGGAGCAGGATCTGGCGCCGTTTCGCGCGCTGAACAAGGCGCCTGCGGGGATGACGGCACATATTCTCTATCCGGCGTGGGATGCGGAGCGCCCGGCCACGCAGTCGCCCACCATCATTCAGCAGATTATTCGCGAAAACATCGGTTTCGATGGCCTGCTGATGAGCGACGATCTGGATATGAAGGCCCTGACCGGCACGATTGCCGAAAAGGCCAGCCTGTCGCTGGCGGCGGGCTGCGATGTGGTGCTCAATTGCTGGGGTACGATTGCCGATATGCAGGCGATTGCCGGAGCGGTGCCTGCGCTGACGGAGCAGGGCGCGGCGCGCTTGGAACGGGCTCTGGCGGATGATCGTGGGCCAAGGCCTCTGGATGCCGCGCTTCAGGCAGAGCTATGGGCCAAGCGTGATGCTCTCCTCGCACTGGCGGGCGCCGATCTGGCTGCAGGGGCCGATCCCACGGCCTACACCGTATGA
- a CDS encoding SPOR domain-containing protein, translating to MSGENEGNPPQNEPWLNDAREALAKKAGEQGQEWIAHAQDQVHQGQEWAGNTAHAAGQTAENWVEQSWDQHSWPSQGTESVAALNGSYAGTEETLNLQDRDRLPWLDNAGDDEDYYAVDHRRVIAAIVGGILLLGVVVGGVFAFTHRKDGATPVADGSVIGATDQPYKQAPANPGGKQFEGTGDSSFAAAQGKDHPAQLAAGDSAPKPAAPIDSPKADAKADANPGAKPSAAAAPAAPAEDAGPAGGVVQIAAYSNEAAARSGWDHLVQQHEMLKGMNHRITQGQSDIGTVFRLQLLAAAGGGSALCSKLKAEGIPCQVKH from the coding sequence ATGTCGGGTGAGAATGAAGGCAATCCTCCCCAGAACGAGCCGTGGCTGAACGACGCCCGTGAGGCTCTGGCCAAAAAGGCCGGAGAGCAGGGGCAGGAATGGATCGCTCACGCTCAGGATCAGGTCCATCAAGGTCAGGAATGGGCGGGCAACACGGCGCATGCCGCCGGGCAGACCGCCGAGAACTGGGTCGAGCAGTCCTGGGACCAGCACAGCTGGCCCTCGCAGGGCACCGAATCCGTTGCCGCGCTGAACGGCAGCTATGCCGGAACCGAGGAAACGCTGAACCTGCAGGACCGCGACCGCCTTCCCTGGCTCGACAATGCCGGGGATGATGAGGATTACTACGCCGTCGATCACCGCCGCGTGATCGCTGCCATCGTGGGCGGCATTCTGCTGCTGGGCGTGGTGGTGGGCGGCGTCTTCGCTTTCACCCACCGCAAGGATGGCGCGACTCCCGTGGCCGATGGCAGCGTGATCGGCGCGACCGACCAGCCCTACAAGCAGGCCCCCGCCAACCCGGGCGGCAAGCAGTTCGAGGGCACGGGCGATTCGAGCTTCGCCGCCGCGCAGGGCAAGGATCACCCGGCCCAGCTGGCGGCAGGCGATTCCGCGCCCAAGCCCGCCGCGCCGATCGATTCGCCCAAGGCGGATGCGAAGGCCGATGCGAATCCGGGGGCCAAGCCTTCGGCTGCTGCTGCTCCTGCGGCGCCTGCCGAGGATGCAGGTCCGGCTGGTGGCGTGGTGCAGATTGCGGCCTATTCCAACGAGGCCGCCGCGCGTTCGGGTTGGGATCACCTTGTGCAGCAGCATGAGATGCTCAAGGGCATGAACCACCGGATTACGCAGGGTCAGTCGGATATCGGGACGGTGTTCCGTCTGCAGCTGCTGGCCGCGGCTGGCGGTGGCAGTGCCCTGTGCAGCAAGCTGAAGGCTGAAGGGATTCCCTGTCAGGTTAAGCATTGA